In Lycium ferocissimum isolate CSIRO_LF1 unplaced genomic scaffold, AGI_CSIRO_Lferr_CH_V1 ctg78, whole genome shotgun sequence, the following are encoded in one genomic region:
- the LOC132045732 gene encoding enhancer of rudimentary homolog yields MANRHTIILMQTSQNRATRTFMDYESISQAMDGICALYERKLKELNPAIREITYDISDLYNFIDGLADMSALVYDHSIQAYLPNDRQWIKQKTLQHLKKLASQR; encoded by the exons GCAAACAGGCACACCATTATTCTCATGCAGACATCTCAGAACCGAGCAACTCGCACTTTCATGGATTATGAATCAATAAGTCAAGCAATGGACG GAATTTGTGCTTTATATGAGAGGAAACTCAAGGAATTGAACCCAGCTATCAGAGAAATCACTTACGACATCTCAGATCTTTATAATTTCATAGATGGCCTTGCCGATATGAGTGCATTAGT GTATGATCACTCAATCCAGGCTTACCTACCCAATGACCGACAGTGGATAAAGCAGAAAACATTGCAACACTTGAAAAAGCTGGCATCACAGAGATAA
- the LOC132045733 gene encoding probable folate-biopterin transporter 2, whose protein sequence is MGEEAKLQIINNEVEEVQENEHNNGICSSICAPLNWFRMLAMELHWSYVFGVVIVYGVSQGLGGAFSLISTEYYMKDVQKVQPSESQVYSGITSIPWIVKPLWGLLTDAVPILGYHRRPYFLFAGSLGAVSMLFLSLHKNLHIVLAVLSLTAGSAAVAIADVTVDACVAQKSGSHPSLAADMQSLCALSSSIGALVGFSLSGILVHLLGPMGVYGLLSIPAGLVVLVGVLLKESQTYDFAYQQVNQNLTDAAKAMWNTLKRPEVWQPCLYLYLSFALSVDIQDGMFYWSTDSEGGPHFSKESIGYISAVASIGALFGTILYQYGLKDHCFRDLLCWAQLLFGLSGMLDLVLVLRLNLKFGIPDYFFAVMDASVYQMVLRLKWMPLLVLSSKLCPPGIEGTFFALLMSIDNAGVLTSRWGGGLLLHVFKITRTKFHNLWLAILIRNILRITPLFVLFLVPRSDPNSSILPDEVSDSKETTKTPATQNENIELVALVHNMDTR, encoded by the exons ATGGGGGAAGAAGCCAAACTTCAAATTATTAATAATGAGGTGGAGGAAGTCCAAgaaaatgaacataataatGGGATCTGTAGTTCTATTTGTGCTCCATTGAACTGGTTCAGAATGCTAGCTATGGAATTGCATTGGAGTTATGTGTTTGGTGTGGTGATTGTATATGGAGTAAGCCAAGGACTTGGTGGAGCTTTTTCCCTCATAAGCACAGAGTACTATATGAAGGATGTACAAAAAGTTCAGCCTTCTGAATCTCAGGTTTATTCAGGAATAACTTCAATCCCTTGGATTGTCAAGCCTCTTTGGGGTCTTCTTACTGATGCTGTTCCCATTTTGGGGTATCATCGCAGACCTTATTTCTTGTTTGCCG GTTCTCTTGGAGCTGTCTCCATGTTGTTCTTATCGTTGCACAAGAACTTGCATATTGTGCTTGCAGTGCTCTCCTTGACAGCTGGAAGTGCAGCGGTTGCTATTGCTGACGTGACTGTTGATGCATGCGTGGCGCAAAAAAGTGGTTCTCATCCTTCCCTTGCAGCTGATATGCAAAGCTTATGTGCCTTGAGTTCCTCAATTGGGGCACTAGTGGGATTTTCTTTAAGTGGTATATTAGTTCACTTACTTGGCCCTATG GGGGTATATGGCTTATTGTCCATACCAGCCGGGCTTGTTGTTTTGGTAGGAGTTCTGCTCAAGGAATCTCAGACATACGACTTTGCTTATCAACAG GTAAACCAGAACTTAACTGATGCTGCCAAGGCTATGTGGAATACTTTGAAACGCCCGGAAGTTTGGCAACCATGTCTTTATCTGTACTTGTCCTTTGCACTGAGTGTAGATATCCAGGACGGAATGTTCTACTGGTCAACAGATTCAGAGGGAGGACCACATTTTTCGAAG GAGAGTATCGGATATATATCAGCGGTAGCTTCCATTGGAGCGCTATTCGGGACTATACTGTACCAATATGGATTGAAAGACCATTGTTTTCGAGACCTACTCTGTTGGGCTCAGTTATTGTTTGGTCTGTCAGGAATGCTAGATTTGGTGCTGGTTTTAcgtttaaatttgaaatttggtaTACCTGATTATTTCTTCGCGGTGATGGATGCAAGTGTATATCAAATGGTTTTACGCCTAAAGTGGATGCCGCTTCTTGTTCTAAGTTCCAAGCTCTGTCCTCCTGGCATTGAAGGCACATTTTTCGCATTGCTCATGTCAATTGACAATGCtggagttctaacatcaagatgGGGAGGTGGATTGTTGCTTCATGTCTTCAAAATTACAAGGACAAAGTTTCATAATCTCTGGCTAGCCATTTTGATAAGGAACATTTTGAGAATCACTCCCCTTTTTGTACTATTTTTGGTTCCCAGAAGTGATCCTAACTCCTCTATCCTTCCTGATGAAGTGTCAGATTCAAAAGAAACCACCAAAACCCCAGCAACTCAGAATGAAAATATCGAACTCGTTGCTTTGGTTCACAACATGGATACTAGATAG
- the LOC132045734 gene encoding pectinesterase inhibitor 6-like encodes MTWKFMLVLAWLTTLVCSTTSSNKGGESYVRDACSVTRYQDLCIHSLTSFSSTAKDNPSKWARAGVSVTISQAKGVTQSLLKLRKHNSSKGRGRLAILDCVECLQDALDNLHNSLGVLRKLSSQTFNDQMADVTTWLSAALTDEDTCLDGLEDKRRKQVKLLLNRVTNVSYITSNALALVNKLATTGPQCLENS; translated from the coding sequence ATGACTTGGAAATTTATGCTAGTCCTAGCATGGCTAACTACACTAGTTTGTTCTACGACGTCTTCGAATAAGGGAGGAGAAAGTTATGTTCGCGATGCATGCAGTGTGACTCGATACCAGGACCTCTGCATCCACTCGCTAACATCATTCTCGAGCACGGCCAAGGACAACCCTAGCAAGTGGGCCCGGGCCGGGGTCTCGGTGACAATAAGTCAAGCCAAGGGTGTCACTCAATCCTTGTTGAAATTGAGGAAACACAATTCCTCGAAAGGGAGAGGAAGACTTGCTATTTTAGACTGTGTTGAATGTTTGCAAGATGCACTTGACAATCTTCACAACTCACTTGGCGTGCTAAGAAAACTTAGCAGCCAAACTTTTAATGACCAAATGGCAGATGTGACCACTTGGCTAAGTGCTGCTCTCACTGATGAAGACACTTGCTTAGACGGACTTGAAGACAAAAGGAGAAAACAGGTTAAGTTACTCTTAAACAGAGTCACAAATGTTAGTTATATCACTAGTAATGCACTTGCTTTAGTCAACAAGCTTGCAACAACTGGACCACAATGCTTAGAAAATTCATAG
- the LOC132045744 gene encoding probable folate-biopterin transporter 2 isoform X4, translating to MLFPFWGSLGIVSMLFLSLHKNLHIVLALLSLTAGSAAVAIADVTVDACVAQNSGSHPSLAADMQSLCALSSSIGALVGFSLSGILVHLLGPMGVYGLLSIPAGLVVLVGVLLKESQTYDFAYQQVLTSHLTAFVNRSVSKILILPQVNQNLTDAAKAMWNTLKCPEVWRPCLYMYLSFALSVDIQEGMFYWATDSKGGPHFSKESIGYISAMASIGALLGAILYQYGLKDHSFQDLLFWIQLLFGLSGMLDLVLVLRLNLKFGIPDYFFMVIDASVSKMVGRLKWMPLLVLSSKLCPPGIEGTFFALLMSIDNFGLLTSRWGGGLLLHFFKITRTKFHNLWLAILIRNILRITPLFVLFLVPRSDPNSSILPDEKSDSKEMTETPATQNENIELVALVHHMDR from the exons GCTCTCTTGGAATTGTCTCCATGCTGTTCTTATCGTTGCACAAGAACTTGCATATTGTGCTTGCACTGCTCTCCTTGACAGCAGGAAGTGCTGCGGTTGCTATTGCTGACGTGACTGTTGATGCATGTGTGGCGCAAAATAGCGGTTCTCATCCTTCCCTTGCAGCTGATATGCAAAGCTTATGTGCCTTGAGTTCCTCAATTGGGGCACTAGTGGGATTTTCTTTAAGTGGTATATTAGTTCACTTACTTGGCCCTATG ggGGTGTATGGCTTATTGTCCATACCAGCCGGGCTTGTTGTTTTGGTAGGAGTTCTGCTCAAGGAATCTCAGACATACGACTTTGCTTATCAACAGGTACTTACATCTCATCTCACTGCTTTTGTGAACAGGTCAGTCTCTAAAATCTTAATCCTTCCTCAGGTAAACCAGAACTTAACTGATGCTGCCAAGGCTATGTGGAATACTTTGAAATGCCCGGAAGTTTGGCGGCCATGTCTATATATGTACTTGTCCTTTGCGCTGAGTGTAGATATCCAGGAAGGAATGTTTTACTGGGCAACAGATTCAAAGGGAGGACCACATTTTTCAAAG GAGAGTATCGGATATATATCAGCAATGGCTTCCATTGGGGCACTATTGGGGGCTATACTATACCAATATGGATTGAAAGACCATTCTTTTCAAGACCTGCTCTTTTGGATTCAGTTACTATTTGGTCTGTCAGGAATGCTAGATTTGGTGCTGGTGTTAcgtttaaatttgaaatttggcATACCCGATTATTTCTTCATGGTGATAGATGCAAGTGTATCTAAAATGGTTGGACGACTGAAGTGGATGCCGCTTCTTGTTCTAAGTTCCAAGCTCTGTCCTCCTGGCATTGAAGGCACTTTTTTCGCCTTGCTCATGTCCATTGACAATTTTGGACTTCTTACATCAAGATGGGGAGGTGGATTGTTGCTTCATTTCTTCAAAATTACAAGGACTAAGTTTCATAATCTCTGGCTAGCCATTTTGATAAGGAACATTTTGAGAATTACTCCACTTTTTGTACTATTTTTGGTTCCCAGAAGTGATCCTAACTCCTCCATCCTTCCTGATGAAAAGTCGGATTCAAAAGAAATGACTGAAACCCCAGCAACTCAGAATGAAAATATCGAACTTGTTGCTCTGGTTCACCACATGGATAGATAG